A single Methanofollis fontis DNA region contains:
- a CDS encoding nucleotidyltransferase family protein — MSLYADVLEKRDEILRIAADHGALTVRLFGSAVRGEETPESDIDLLVEFEPGRNLLDHVALVQDLEDLLGRRVDVVTEGGLHWHIRDRIHQEAVPL; from the coding sequence ATGAGCCTGTATGCAGATGTGCTGGAAAAACGGGATGAGATTCTGCGGATCGCAGCAGATCACGGCGCCCTTACGGTCCGGCTCTTCGGCTCGGCCGTCAGGGGCGAGGAGACCCCGGAGAGCGACATCGATCTCCTCGTCGAGTTTGAACCGGGAAGAAATCTCCTCGACCATGTCGCCCTCGTCCAGGATCTGGAGGATCTGCTCGGCCGCAGGGTCGATGTGGTGACCGAGGGAGGGCTGCACTGGCATATCAGGGATCGCATCCACCAGGAGGCCGTCCCCCTGTGA